In Halogeometricum sp. S1BR25-6, a single genomic region encodes these proteins:
- a CDS encoding NADPH-dependent FMN reductase, which produces MVRIVAVCGSRREGSHTLKSLRIALDAAEAAGAETEMLDLGDVDLPLYHPDIDEQGDSERLTRLVREADGLLIGSPVYHGSYSSTWRNFHDYCSKEEFENTAIGLLATAGGGSYGATLEHMRSTVRGVHGRVVPEQVGVRGAYNVYDGEELTDEDVRRRLVSLAESVVEEAERLQGGRTRAPSADD; this is translated from the coding sequence ATGGTACGTATCGTCGCCGTCTGCGGGAGCAGACGCGAGGGGAGTCACACCCTGAAGTCGCTCCGTATCGCCCTCGACGCCGCCGAAGCGGCCGGCGCCGAGACGGAGATGCTCGACCTGGGCGACGTGGACCTCCCGCTCTACCACCCGGACATCGACGAACAGGGCGACTCCGAACGTCTCACTCGACTCGTCCGCGAGGCGGACGGCCTCCTCATCGGGTCGCCCGTCTACCACGGGTCGTACTCCTCGACGTGGCGGAACTTTCACGACTACTGCTCGAAAGAGGAGTTCGAGAACACCGCCATCGGCCTCCTCGCCACCGCCGGGGGAGGGTCCTACGGTGCGACGTTGGAGCACATGCGGAGCACCGTCCGCGGCGTCCACGGCCGCGTCGTTCCCGAACAGGTCGGGGTCCGCGGCGCGTACAACGTCTACGACGGCGAGGAACTCACCGACGAGGACGTGCGCCGCCGTCTCGTCTCCCTCGCGGAATCGGTCGTCGAAGAGGCCGAACGACTGCAGGGCGGACGGACGCGCGCCCCCAGCGCGGACGACTGA
- a CDS encoding phosphoglucomutase/phosphomannomutase family protein codes for MDAISFGTDGWRATLDTFTDDRVRIVGQAVADYLSDEGFDAPVLVGYDARETSPGFADSLAEVLAGNGFDVLLPDRDRPTPLVAHAIVDRGLSGALMVTASHNPAEYNGVKFIPSDGAPALPEVTEAIEERLAEPDLLSEDERGTIEEVDIVTPHFEAARELVDADLSGLTVAYDAMHGSGRGVTDALLESAGAEVVSIRDERDPDFGGTPPEPSAENLERLVETVDEHDADLGVANDGDSDRVAFVTPERGHLDENLFFAAAYDYMLESDAGPAVRTVSTTFLIDRIAEEHGEEVFETAVGFKWVANGMKEHDALMGGEESGGFSIRNHVREKDGVLMGLLGAAATAEEPMDERVDRLLDTHGDIVADKIGLECPDAEKDRVIDELDDELPEQVAGRDIAEVVTLDGFKLLLEDGSWLLVRPSGTEPKMRVYAEASSEEDVRELLEAGRELVAPLI; via the coding sequence ATGGACGCCATCTCTTTCGGAACGGACGGCTGGCGCGCGACCTTGGACACGTTCACGGACGACCGGGTCCGCATCGTGGGACAGGCCGTTGCCGACTACCTCTCGGACGAGGGGTTCGACGCGCCCGTCCTCGTCGGCTACGACGCGCGGGAGACGTCGCCCGGGTTCGCCGACTCGCTCGCGGAGGTGCTCGCGGGCAACGGGTTCGACGTGCTGCTCCCCGACCGGGACCGACCGACGCCGCTGGTCGCCCACGCCATCGTGGACCGCGGCCTCTCCGGCGCGCTGATGGTCACGGCGTCGCACAACCCCGCGGAGTACAACGGCGTGAAGTTCATCCCATCCGACGGCGCGCCGGCGCTCCCGGAGGTCACCGAGGCCATCGAGGAACGCCTCGCCGAACCCGACCTGCTCTCCGAGGACGAACGCGGGACGATAGAGGAGGTCGACATCGTGACGCCGCACTTCGAGGCGGCCCGCGAACTCGTCGACGCAGACCTCTCGGGGCTGACGGTCGCCTACGACGCCATGCACGGGAGCGGCCGCGGCGTCACCGACGCCCTCCTCGAATCGGCGGGCGCGGAGGTGGTGAGCATCCGCGACGAACGGGATCCGGACTTCGGCGGCACGCCGCCGGAACCGAGCGCCGAGAACCTCGAACGCCTCGTGGAGACCGTCGATGAGCACGACGCTGACCTCGGCGTCGCCAACGACGGCGACTCCGACCGCGTCGCGTTCGTCACCCCCGAGCGAGGCCACCTCGACGAGAACCTCTTCTTCGCGGCCGCCTACGACTACATGCTCGAATCGGACGCCGGACCGGCCGTCCGCACCGTCTCGACGACGTTCCTCATCGACCGCATCGCCGAGGAACACGGCGAGGAGGTGTTCGAGACGGCTGTCGGCTTCAAGTGGGTTGCGAACGGGATGAAAGAGCACGACGCGCTGATGGGCGGCGAGGAGTCCGGCGGCTTCTCCATCCGGAACCACGTCCGCGAGAAGGACGGCGTCCTCATGGGACTGCTCGGCGCCGCCGCCACGGCCGAGGAACCGATGGACGAACGCGTGGACCGACTCCTCGACACCCACGGCGACATCGTCGCGGACAAGATAGGCTTGGAGTGCCCCGACGCGGAGAAAGACCGCGTCATCGACGAGTTGGACGACGAACTGCCCGAGCAGGTGGCCGGTCGCGACATCGCGGAGGTCGTCACGCTCGACGGCTTCAAACTCCTCCTCGAAGACGGCTCGTGGCTCCTCGTCCGGCCCTCGGGCACGGAGCCGAAGATGCGCGTCTACGCCGAGGCGTCGAGCGAAGAGGACGTCCGCGAACTCCTCGAAGCGGGCCGCGAACTCGTCGCACCGCTCATCTGA
- a CDS encoding GNAT family N-acetyltransferase — MPEKPERPEVRPARPADRDAAVELLDAAMLEVDSGEVRRRIEAGDVLVADAETRLVGVCVLKPGGGERGNESEITHVAVHRSRRARGLGRKLVEAAAARTDGPLTATFRGQVRPFYEAVGFEVEPEDEDEDEDENENGRFRGRLR, encoded by the coding sequence TTGCCCGAGAAACCCGAGAGACCCGAGGTACGTCCGGCCCGCCCCGCCGACCGCGACGCCGCCGTCGAACTGCTGGACGCGGCGATGCTCGAAGTCGACTCCGGGGAGGTGCGGCGACGAATCGAGGCGGGGGACGTCCTCGTCGCCGACGCCGAGACGCGACTCGTGGGCGTCTGCGTGCTGAAGCCGGGAGGAGGCGAGCGAGGGAACGAGAGCGAGATAACCCACGTCGCCGTCCACCGCTCTCGGCGGGCGCGGGGACTGGGGCGAAAACTGGTCGAGGCCGCCGCGGCGCGGACCGACGGGCCGCTGACGGCGACGTTCCGAGGACAGGTACGGCCGTTCTACGAGGCGGTGGGGTTCGAGGTCGAACCGGAAGACGAGGACGAGGACGAAGACGAAAACGAAAACGGAAGATTCCGGGGTCGACTCAGATGA
- the samp2 gene encoding ubiquitin-like small modifier protein SAMP2, whose protein sequence is MHVTVEVVGEGVEEVSVDADGTYADLVRAVDLSPHEVSVLVDGSPVPEDQPVEADRVKILRLIKGGAA, encoded by the coding sequence ATGCACGTCACCGTCGAAGTCGTCGGCGAGGGGGTCGAGGAGGTGTCCGTCGACGCGGACGGCACGTACGCCGACCTCGTGCGCGCCGTCGACCTCAGCCCTCACGAGGTGTCCGTCCTCGTCGACGGGTCGCCCGTCCCCGAGGACCAACCCGTCGAGGCCGACCGCGTGAAAATCCTGCGCCTCATCAAGGGCGGGGCTGCCTGA
- a CDS encoding replication factor C small subunit → MSEAADAEGTTGREIWIEKYRPQTLEDVYGQEDIVDRLRSYIEQDDLPHLLFAGPAGVGKTTSATAIARAVYGDDWRGNFLELNASDERGIDVVRDRIKNFARASFGGYDYRIIFLDEADSLTSDAQSALRRTMEQFSDNTRFILSCNYSSKIIDPIQSRCAVFRFSPLGDDAVRKQVEAIAETEGIELTEDGLDALVYAAGGDMRRAINSLQAAATTGEVVDEEAVYLITSTARPEDIEEMVQSAIGGDFLAARSKLETLLVDTGMAGGDIIDQLHRSVWEFDLDERATVRLMERIGEADYRITEGANEQVQLEALLASLAAADE, encoded by the coding sequence ATGAGCGAGGCCGCGGATGCGGAGGGCACGACGGGTCGCGAAATCTGGATCGAGAAGTACCGACCGCAGACGCTCGAGGACGTGTACGGGCAGGAGGACATCGTCGACCGACTCCGCTCGTACATCGAGCAAGACGACCTGCCGCACCTGCTATTCGCGGGACCGGCGGGCGTCGGCAAGACAACCTCCGCGACGGCCATCGCCCGCGCCGTCTACGGCGACGACTGGCGCGGCAACTTCCTCGAACTCAACGCCTCCGACGAGCGCGGTATCGACGTGGTACGAGATAGAATAAAGAACTTCGCCCGCGCCTCCTTCGGCGGCTACGACTACCGCATCATCTTTCTCGACGAGGCCGACTCGCTCACCTCGGACGCGCAGTCGGCCCTCCGCCGGACGATGGAGCAGTTCTCCGACAACACGCGCTTCATCCTCTCGTGTAACTACTCCTCGAAGATAATCGACCCCATCCAATCCAGATGCGCCGTCTTCCGCTTTTCGCCCCTCGGCGACGACGCCGTCCGCAAGCAGGTGGAGGCCATCGCCGAGACGGAGGGCATCGAACTCACCGAGGACGGCCTCGACGCCCTCGTCTACGCCGCCGGCGGCGACATGCGCCGCGCCATCAACTCCCTGCAGGCGGCGGCGACGACGGGCGAGGTGGTCGACGAGGAGGCCGTCTACCTCATCACCTCCACCGCCCGCCCCGAGGACATCGAGGAGATGGTCCAGTCCGCCATCGGCGGCGACTTCCTCGCCGCGCGGTCGAAACTGGAGACGCTCCTCGTCGACACCGGGATGGCCGGCGGCGACATCATCGACCAACTCCACCGCTCGGTGTGGGAGTTCGACCTCGACGAACGCGCCACCGTCCGCCTGATGGAGCGCATCGGCGAGGCGGACTACCGCATCACCGAGGGGGCGAACGAGCAGGTGCAGTTGGAAGCGCTGCTCGCGTCGCTGGCGGCCGCCGACGAGTAG
- a CDS encoding GAF domain-containing sensor histidine kinase: MRLATDDATALGGVASDVAAGTTIATLAAAEAGDRDVDVAVVTDPDGEFDLSVPVVCYADCDPESVPRPERFDAFVPRGDEASLRTQIRWLRSRSGRRGDSQTRLKRLYEGTSTLIAAETTDELFARTIDIAERILAFDNSSISIDVGGSFRVSATDTATDEGDLIPLNQGILGETYRTGESKLIDDVREHDAAAPDDPAFRSVVSVPIGDIGVFQAISTEVGAYDETDRRLAELLVSYVAETAARIASEAALRESRGRIEALHRGTVELAAVTDLEELFERTVGITDDILSFDLSYIGVVEEGYIVPAATSEEFPKDGAEVKSLEDGGVAAHVHRTGRTRLVTDMAEAEDARPTKEAYRSGVSVPVGDIAVFQAAAYTPNAFDEADVELTELLMAHVAVTAERIRAEESLRDERDRSTALFEHVSDAAVAYAVDDEGTARVQSVNRAFEERFGRRAVDVVGGDLVGEIVPDDESDPPELRVAGGERHRGEVRRLATDGTREFILNVVPLDPDANDGQGYALYTDITERKRRESELERQNERLEEFANIVSHDLRNPLAVAQGHLDLGRETGREESFETVADALGQMERLIDDLLSLARQGNVVGETAAVDVAATARRAWATVETGGASLEAAGVTVDADEERLAELLGNLFRNALEHGSTDGRRAADDGESVTVRVGPLGGNNPVDGSGEGGDEGFYVEDDGVGIPPERRERVFDPGETTGEDGIGYGLAIVSRISDAHGWSVSVTESETGGARFEFRV, from the coding sequence GTGCGGCTCGCGACGGACGACGCGACTGCTCTCGGCGGCGTCGCGTCCGACGTCGCGGCGGGGACGACGATAGCGACGCTGGCGGCCGCGGAAGCCGGCGACCGAGACGTCGACGTCGCCGTCGTTACCGACCCCGACGGGGAGTTCGACCTGAGCGTTCCCGTCGTCTGCTACGCCGACTGCGACCCCGAGTCGGTGCCGCGGCCCGAACGGTTCGACGCGTTCGTGCCGCGGGGCGACGAAGCGTCGCTCCGCACGCAGATCCGCTGGCTCCGCTCGCGTTCGGGGCGGAGGGGGGACAGCCAGACCCGTCTCAAACGGCTCTACGAGGGAACCTCGACGCTCATCGCCGCCGAGACGACCGACGAACTGTTCGCCCGGACGATAGATATCGCCGAGCGCATCCTCGCGTTCGACAACTCCTCCATCAGCATCGACGTGGGCGGGAGCTTCCGGGTCTCCGCCACCGACACGGCGACGGACGAGGGCGACCTGATTCCGCTGAATCAGGGCATCCTCGGCGAAACGTACCGGACCGGCGAGTCGAAACTCATCGACGACGTTCGCGAACACGACGCCGCCGCGCCCGACGACCCCGCGTTCCGGTCGGTCGTCAGCGTCCCCATCGGCGACATCGGCGTCTTCCAAGCTATCTCGACGGAGGTGGGCGCGTACGACGAGACCGACCGCCGACTGGCGGAACTGCTCGTCTCCTACGTCGCCGAGACGGCCGCGCGCATCGCCTCGGAGGCGGCCCTCCGGGAGAGTCGCGGGCGTATCGAGGCGCTTCACCGCGGAACGGTCGAACTCGCCGCCGTCACCGACCTCGAAGAACTGTTCGAGCGGACCGTCGGGATAACCGACGACATCCTCTCGTTCGACCTGAGCTACATCGGCGTCGTCGAAGAAGGGTACATCGTCCCCGCGGCGACGTCCGAGGAGTTCCCTAAGGACGGCGCGGAGGTGAAATCGCTCGAAGACGGCGGCGTCGCCGCGCACGTCCACCGCACGGGACGGACGCGCCTCGTCACGGACATGGCCGAGGCGGAAGACGCCCGGCCGACGAAGGAGGCCTACCGCTCGGGGGTGAGCGTCCCCGTCGGCGACATCGCCGTCTTTCAGGCGGCCGCGTACACCCCGAACGCGTTCGACGAGGCGGACGTGGAACTCACCGAACTGCTGATGGCGCACGTCGCCGTGACCGCCGAACGCATCCGCGCGGAGGAGAGTCTCCGCGACGAACGCGACCGCTCGACGGCGCTCTTCGAGCACGTCTCGGACGCCGCCGTCGCCTACGCGGTGGACGATGAGGGCACCGCGCGCGTCCAGAGCGTCAACCGCGCCTTCGAGGAGCGGTTCGGACGCCGCGCGGTCGACGTCGTGGGCGGCGACCTCGTCGGCGAAATCGTCCCCGACGACGAGTCCGACCCGCCCGAACTGCGCGTCGCCGGGGGAGAGCGTCACCGAGGGGAGGTACGGCGCCTCGCCACCGACGGCACGCGGGAGTTCATCCTCAACGTCGTCCCCCTCGACCCCGACGCGAACGACGGACAGGGGTACGCGCTGTACACCGACATCACCGAGCGCAAGCGCCGCGAGTCGGAGCTAGAGCGGCAGAACGAACGGTTGGAGGAGTTCGCAAACATCGTGAGCCACGACCTGCGGAACCCGCTGGCCGTCGCGCAGGGTCACCTCGACCTCGGTCGCGAGACGGGCCGCGAGGAGTCCTTCGAGACGGTCGCCGACGCCCTCGGGCAGATGGAGCGACTCATCGACGACCTGCTATCGCTCGCCCGACAGGGAAACGTGGTGGGCGAGACGGCCGCCGTCGACGTGGCGGCGACCGCCCGGCGCGCGTGGGCGACCGTCGAGACGGGCGGGGCGTCGCTGGAGGCGGCGGGGGTGACGGTGGACGCCGACGAGGAGCGACTCGCCGAACTGCTCGGGAACCTCTTCCGGAACGCGCTGGAGCACGGTTCGACGGATGGGCGGCGCGCCGCCGATGACGGCGAGTCGGTCACCGTCCGCGTGGGTCCGCTCGGCGGAAATAACCCGGTCGACGGGAGCGGAGAGGGAGGCGACGAGGGGTTCTACGTCGAGGACGACGGCGTCGGCATCCCGCCCGAACGCCGCGAACGCGTCTTCGACCCCGGCGAGACGACGGGCGAGGACGGTATCGGCTACGGACTCGCCATCGTCTCCCGCATCAGCGACGCGCACGGCTGGTCGGTGTCGGTGACCGAATCAGAGACAGGCGGCGCGCGCTTCGAGTTCCGGGTCTGA
- a CDS encoding TspO/MBR family protein: MRIRESIRQRPAVEWAAWVLLSELAGVVGGVATASAVGTWYVTLVQPSFAPPSWVFGPVWTTLYALMGTAAFLVSRSADPRARGALFAFVGHLLLNVAWSLAFFGLQSPLYGLVVIVPLLGAIAGVTVLFGRIDRRAAALMLPYLAWVTFATALNYRFWVLN; this comes from the coding sequence GTGAGAATACGCGAATCCATCCGCCAGAGACCCGCCGTCGAGTGGGCGGCGTGGGTACTGCTCTCCGAACTGGCCGGCGTCGTCGGCGGCGTGGCGACGGCGTCGGCCGTCGGAACCTGGTACGTGACGCTCGTACAGCCGTCGTTCGCCCCGCCGAGTTGGGTGTTCGGACCGGTGTGGACGACGCTGTACGCCCTCATGGGGACGGCGGCGTTTCTCGTCTCCCGTTCCGCCGACCCCCGCGCTCGGGGCGCGCTGTTCGCTTTCGTCGGACACCTCCTCCTCAACGTGGCGTGGTCGCTGGCGTTCTTCGGCCTGCAGTCGCCGCTGTACGGTCTCGTCGTCATCGTCCCCCTCCTCGGGGCTATCGCCGGGGTGACCGTCCTGTTCGGTCGCATCGACCGCCGCGCCGCGGCGCTCATGCTCCCGTACCTCGCGTGGGTGACGTTCGCGACGGCGCTCAACTACCGGTTCTGGGTGCTGAACTGA
- the alaS gene encoding alanine--tRNA ligase, with product MSELEEEYRLDYFEEEGFHRKQCPVTDAYFWTRDPDRETCGEPPADDYSFIDNPGFAEEYTLEEMREEFLSFFEEHGHERIEPYPVAANRWRDDVLLTQASIYDFQPLVTSGQTPPPANPLTISQPCIRMQDIDNVGKTGRHTMAFEMMAHHAFNAREEVGDEYAYSGEVYWKDETVELCDEFFEHMGADLEEITYIEDPWVGGGNAGPAFEVLYRGAELATLVFMSMEQDPEGDYEMKDGNRYSPMDTYIVDTGYGLERWAWVSQGTATVYEAVYPDMIEFLKKNANVTLSEEDEELVHRAAKLSGYLDIDEVDDVYEARGDIADELGVDVDELTSLLRPLEDIYAIADHCRTLAYMFGDGIVPSNVGTGYLARMVLRRTKRLVDNVGVDAPLDELVDMQAERLDYENRDTIRDIVRTEERKYRETLERGTRKVQSLADEYAGREEPIPLDDLVELYDSHGIQPDMVREIAEERGATVDVPDNFYSLVADRHEGEGASEEAEEREKRLADLPDTEKLYYDDQERTEFEAVVLDVIEREEGYDVVLDQTMFYPEGGGQPADHGTLSTDDATVQVSDVQIRDGVVLHRTDADPGKGEFVRGQLDVQRRRRLMRHHTATHVVGHAARQVLGDHVRQAGAQKGVDRARFDISHYERITREEVKEIERVANDIVMGNSTVRAEWPDRHQAEDKYGFDLYQGGIPPGRNVRVITVGDDVQACGGTHVKRTGDIGAIKILNTEPVQDGVERIVFAAGDAAIAATQRTEDALYDAADVLDVNPEDVPETAERFFTEWKERGKTVDRLKSELAEARAAAETEEIDVDGTPAVVQRVDGDADELRATANAIVGEGKVAVLGSAAGGSAQFVVGVPDDVGINAGDVVGELASRVGGGGGGPPDFAQGGGPDVDALDDVLEEAPDVLRRVLDA from the coding sequence ATGAGTGAACTCGAAGAGGAGTACCGCCTCGACTACTTCGAGGAGGAGGGGTTCCACCGGAAGCAGTGTCCGGTGACCGACGCGTACTTCTGGACGCGCGACCCCGACCGCGAGACCTGCGGGGAACCGCCCGCCGACGACTACTCGTTCATCGACAACCCCGGCTTCGCCGAGGAGTACACCTTAGAGGAGATGCGAGAGGAGTTCCTCTCGTTCTTCGAAGAGCACGGGCACGAGCGAATCGAACCCTACCCGGTCGCGGCGAACCGCTGGCGCGACGACGTGCTGTTGACGCAGGCTTCTATCTACGACTTCCAACCCCTCGTCACCAGCGGGCAGACGCCGCCGCCGGCGAATCCCCTGACCATCTCCCAGCCCTGCATCCGGATGCAGGATATCGACAACGTGGGGAAGACGGGGCGGCACACGATGGCGTTCGAGATGATGGCCCACCACGCGTTCAACGCCCGCGAGGAGGTGGGCGACGAGTACGCCTACTCCGGCGAGGTGTACTGGAAGGACGAGACGGTCGAACTCTGCGACGAGTTCTTCGAGCACATGGGCGCCGACTTGGAGGAGATAACCTACATCGAGGACCCGTGGGTCGGCGGGGGTAACGCCGGTCCCGCCTTCGAGGTGCTGTACCGCGGCGCCGAACTCGCCACCCTCGTCTTCATGTCGATGGAGCAGGACCCCGAGGGCGACTACGAGATGAAGGACGGCAACCGGTACTCGCCGATGGATACCTACATCGTCGACACCGGTTACGGCCTCGAACGCTGGGCGTGGGTGTCGCAGGGCACCGCCACCGTCTACGAGGCGGTGTACCCCGACATGATAGAGTTCCTGAAGAAGAACGCCAACGTCACGCTGTCCGAGGAGGACGAAGAACTCGTCCACCGCGCGGCGAAACTGTCGGGCTATCTGGATATCGACGAGGTGGACGACGTCTACGAGGCCCGCGGCGACATCGCCGACGAACTCGGCGTCGACGTCGACGAACTCACGAGCCTCCTGCGCCCCCTCGAAGATATCTACGCCATCGCGGACCACTGCCGTACTCTTGCATACATGTTCGGCGACGGCATCGTCCCCTCGAACGTCGGAACGGGCTACCTCGCGCGCATGGTGCTCCGCCGGACGAAGCGCCTCGTCGACAACGTCGGCGTCGACGCGCCCCTCGACGAACTCGTGGACATGCAGGCCGAACGCCTCGACTACGAGAACCGCGACACCATCCGCGACATCGTGCGCACCGAGGAGCGAAAGTACCGCGAGACGCTCGAACGCGGCACGCGGAAGGTGCAGTCGCTGGCCGACGAGTACGCCGGGCGAGAGGAACCGATTCCGCTGGACGACCTCGTCGAACTGTACGACTCCCACGGCATCCAACCCGACATGGTGCGCGAGATAGCCGAGGAACGCGGCGCGACGGTGGACGTGCCGGACAACTTCTACTCGCTCGTCGCGGACCGCCACGAGGGAGAGGGCGCCTCCGAGGAGGCCGAGGAACGCGAGAAGCGACTCGCGGACCTGCCCGACACCGAGAAACTCTACTACGACGACCAGGAGCGCACGGAGTTCGAAGCCGTCGTCCTCGACGTCATCGAACGCGAGGAGGGGTACGACGTGGTGCTCGACCAGACGATGTTCTACCCCGAGGGCGGGGGCCAACCCGCCGACCACGGGACGCTGTCGACGGACGACGCCACGGTTCAAGTCTCCGACGTGCAGATACGCGACGGCGTCGTCCTGCACCGCACGGACGCCGACCCCGGCAAGGGCGAGTTCGTCCGCGGGCAACTCGACGTGCAGCGCCGCCGCCGCCTGATGCGACACCACACGGCGACGCACGTCGTCGGCCACGCCGCGCGGCAGGTGCTCGGTGACCACGTCCGACAGGCCGGCGCGCAGAAGGGCGTCGACCGGGCGCGCTTCGACATCTCCCACTACGAGCGCATCACGCGCGAGGAGGTCAAGGAGATAGAGCGGGTCGCCAACGACATCGTGATGGGTAACAGCACGGTGCGGGCCGAGTGGCCGGACCGCCACCAGGCCGAGGACAAGTACGGCTTCGACCTCTACCAAGGGGGTATCCCGCCGGGACGCAACGTCCGCGTCATCACCGTCGGCGACGACGTACAGGCCTGCGGCGGCACGCACGTCAAGCGGACGGGCGACATCGGCGCCATCAAGATTCTGAACACCGAACCCGTTCAAGACGGCGTCGAGCGCATCGTCTTCGCCGCGGGTGACGCCGCTATCGCGGCGACCCAACGCACCGAGGACGCCCTCTACGACGCCGCCGACGTCCTCGACGTCAACCCCGAGGACGTCCCGGAGACGGCCGAGCGGTTCTTCACCGAGTGGAAGGAGCGCGGCAAGACTGTCGACCGCCTGAAGTCCGAACTCGCGGAGGCGCGCGCCGCCGCGGAGACCGAAGAGATAGACGTCGACGGTACGCCCGCCGTCGTCCAACGAGTCGACGGCGACGCCGACGAACTCCGCGCGACGGCCAACGCCATCGTCGGCGAGGGCAAGGTCGCCGTCCTCGGGTCCGCCGCGGGCGGCAGCGCCCAGTTCGTCGTCGGCGTCCCCGACGACGTGGGCATCAACGCCGGCGACGTCGTCGGCGAACTCGCCTCCCGCGTCGGCGGCGGCGGCGGCGGCCCGCCGGACTTCGCGCAGGGCGGCGGTCCGGACGTCGACGCCCTCGACGACGTGTTGGAGGAGGCGCCCGACGTGCTCCGCCGCGTTCTCGACGCCTGA
- a CDS encoding DUF7504 family protein: MELTDRVTRETRDAAGVLVLRPHSESDSDLTCKRLLAGGSRPVNLFGVCFSRPLTRWYDDWVAALDGPPENAAVVTTPDRATDDAPDGVAVETVPTPADLTSVGMQATRYTGSWADDSDAATIVSMESLDLLLRYVPLKTLYRFLHVLVGRLDALGFDERDTASTDRPRPGARGLFFLDPTTQKETTVTTLESLFHGVLSYEGDGQWRLRTQS, encoded by the coding sequence ATGGAACTCACCGACCGGGTCACCCGCGAGACGCGTGATGCCGCCGGCGTCCTCGTTCTCAGGCCGCACTCGGAGTCCGACTCGGACTTGACGTGCAAGCGCCTCCTCGCGGGCGGGTCGCGCCCCGTCAACCTCTTCGGCGTCTGTTTCTCGCGGCCGCTCACGCGGTGGTACGACGACTGGGTCGCAGCCCTCGACGGCCCGCCCGAGAACGCCGCCGTCGTGACGACGCCGGACCGCGCGACGGACGACGCGCCCGACGGCGTCGCCGTCGAGACGGTGCCGACGCCCGCCGACCTGACGAGCGTCGGGATGCAGGCGACGCGCTATACGGGTTCGTGGGCCGACGACTCGGACGCGGCGACGATCGTCTCGATGGAGTCGCTCGACCTGTTGCTCCGATACGTCCCCCTGAAGACGCTGTATCGGTTCCTGCACGTCCTCGTCGGCCGCCTCGACGCCCTCGGCTTCGACGAACGGGACACCGCGAGTACCGACCGACCGCGCCCCGGCGCCCGCGGCCTGTTCTTCCTCGACCCGACGACGCAGAAGGAGACGACGGTGACCACGCTGGAGAGCCTGTTTCACGGCGTATTGTCGTACGAGGGCGACGGTCAGTGGCGACTGCGGACGCAGTCGTAG
- a CDS encoding alpha/beta fold hydrolase, with protein MPVASNGGVACYYERDGGGDGDSVVFVGDAGYGAWQWGWQHAAVAGPFESVVTDVRGAGRSDAPPGPYAISDLVSDFTTVLSDAGLRSTSVVGAGLGGLVGLEAARTTSRVDRLVCLGSGASGSGVDLDSLYAPPTDREGVERTTKAALSAEFVDEHPDAVREIVEWRTAEDADPAAWEAQAAAARGYALDAPYEVTTPTLVVHGTDDAAWPVEGARTLTEDLPRGEFVGVDGAGHLAHVERSKRVNDELLAFLEE; from the coding sequence ATGCCAGTGGCCTCGAACGGCGGCGTCGCCTGCTACTACGAACGCGACGGCGGCGGCGACGGCGACTCGGTCGTCTTCGTCGGCGACGCGGGGTACGGCGCGTGGCAGTGGGGGTGGCAGCACGCGGCCGTCGCGGGGCCGTTCGAGAGCGTCGTCACCGACGTTCGCGGCGCGGGTCGCTCCGACGCGCCGCCCGGCCCCTATGCTATCTCCGACCTCGTCTCGGATTTCACGACCGTCCTCTCGGACGCCGGTCTCCGCTCGACGTCCGTCGTCGGCGCGGGCCTTGGCGGGCTAGTCGGTCTCGAAGCAGCCCGGACCACCTCGCGCGTGGACCGCCTCGTCTGTCTCGGGTCGGGCGCCTCGGGGTCGGGTGTCGACCTCGATTCGCTCTACGCGCCGCCGACCGACCGCGAGGGCGTCGAGCGGACCACGAAGGCGGCGCTCTCGGCCGAGTTCGTCGACGAGCATCCCGACGCGGTCCGAGAGATAGTCGAGTGGCGCACCGCGGAGGACGCCGACCCGGCGGCGTGGGAGGCGCAGGCCGCGGCCGCCCGCGGGTACGCGCTCGACGCGCCCTATGAGGTGACGACGCCGACGCTGGTCGTCCACGGCACCGACGACGCGGCGTGGCCCGTCGAAGGCGCTCGAACGCTCACCGAGGACTTGCCTCGCGGGGAGTTCGTCGGCGTCGACGGCGCCGGGCACCTCGCGCACGTCGAACGCTCGAAGCGCGTGAACGACGAGTTGCTCGCGTTTCTCGAAGAATAG